The region TTCTTGAGTCTGCACCACTGCTATAGCTTCGCCCTGTTTACGTACTTCATTAATGTTAATGGCTAGGCTTTGTACTTGCTGAATCAATTCTGCTTTTAAGGTTTCAACCTCAGTGTTACCGAGTAATTGTGCCGTTTGAAGTTGCGCGAGTAAGCGGTCAAGCATCGCCGCATCTTTGTCTTGTAGCGTGCGATAACCCATTAATGGGGCGATCTTATCGACTAAAATATGACGTATATGCGCGTCCATGTTCAACAGCATATCGGTTTCTTGTAGCTGCTTCACACTGCGTAATTCACGGCGTACAGCAATAGTGCCATCGGGTAAGTCACAGATATCCGCTTTAAGCTGAGCCGCAACCATTTCAAATACGCTGACATTGGCTTTTTTCAATGCGGCATCAGCCAAGGCTAAACGCGCTTCAAAGACTGTTTGTAATAATGAACGGCTTTGGCTTTGTTCTGCTTCGGTATACTCTTCTTCAAAAAATTTAAAGTTACCGTAATGGTCGAAGATTAAGAACTCTTGTTTGTCCTTACCCGGCCCAAATAGGTTTTCGCATAAACGAGTTCCACGGCCAATCATCTGCCAAAATTTAACCCACGAACGGATCGGACGAGCAAATACAAGGTTTACAATCTCTGGTACGTCGATACCGGTATCCATCATATCGACCGAGATAGCGATACGAAAATCGTTGTCGCCTTTCTTGAATTCATCAATACGCGCTTCAGGACGGTCGACCTTGTTGTGGATCACTTTACATACTTTGGTGCCGTATTCAAGATACAGTTCTTGCGAGAACAAGTGTTCTAAACGTTCAGCATGGGCTTGGCTTTGGGCAAAGATAATGGTTTTACCAACGAGTGAATTGGTTGCATCTTTAATGCCGTTTTCCATCAAGTTTTCTAAGATCTTGCTGTCGGTTTCATCACTGAAGATCTTTTTGCCAATTTGTTTACCTTTGATTGTGGTTTGTTGCGCCTCTTCTTCACCTAAGTCTGCTTCAAGTTGCGCTTTTTGTTCGTCAGACAATTTGTTGTAATGGATACCATCACGCAAAAATTCGGTAGTAAACTCTTTAACGCGGAAATTATTTAAGAAACGCGGTTCATGCGTAATCGCTTCCGCTAAGTCAAAGTTAAACGTCGGGTCGCCATTCTCACAGCCAAATAAATCAAAGGTATTTCGGGCAATAAACTTAACTGGCGTTGCGGTTAGTCCCACTTGGCTGGCATCGAAGTAATCAAAAATATCACGGTAACGATTATAGATACTGCGGTGTGATTCATCGGCAATGATAAGATCGAAAAAGCCCACATCTAATTGCGAGAAACGATTCATCATGCCTGGGTATGTAGATACAAAAATACGCGCTGACTGGTCAACGGCATTCTTCTCGCCAATCACACAACGCGGTTCACTTGGTAGATGCTCTTTAAAGGCATTGTCCGCTTGGCGACGTAACTCTTTACGGTCACACAGGAACAACACACGTTTAGCCCAACGCGCACGTAATAACAGATCCACCAGCGCAATCGATACACGGGTTTTACCTGTGCCCGTTGCTTGCACAATTAAGCACTTACGACGTTGGTTTTGCAGGCGGTTGGTAACTGCTTTAATCGCTTCAATTTGATAAGGTCGACCAGCAATACTCTCGCTCGGGTTTAATAACTCTAAATTAGGCTCTTTATGCTTATGCTGAAACTGCAAAAATTTAAGGCTATTTTTAGAATAGAATCCAAAGATTTGGCGATAGGTATTATATTGTTTGGTGTCCCAAATGCAGATCTCGTAACCGTTGGTATAAAACACAATCGGCGTCGGACAGTTGTGTTGTTTCGCTAAACCTTCGGCGTAGTAACGCGCTTGTTCGCGACCTTGTTGCATATGCTCTCGGGCCCGCTTAGCTTCAACAACAGCCAGTGGCGTACCATCATCATCCCACAACACGTAATCGGCATAACCAATACCTGAATTAGTTGGTTGATGCTGAACTTCAATTTCGATACCCACTTGCTCGGGATCTTTGATATTCCAACCCGCTTGCGTTAACTGGCTATCAATTAATAACTGACGGGTTTTGTTTTCATCCCACTCTAGGCTATTCGCGGTTTGATTACTGCGGTATTTTGCTTGTTGTAATTGCTCTGCCGTCGCTTCGGCTTTTTCACGTCCAGCACGTTCAATATCAAGCTGTTCAATTAACTTGTCTTGTTCGGCTTGATTCTGCTCTAATACTTTTTCAAACTGCTTTTGGGTAATGACTGCTGATGCAGGTTTTTCTGGATACGCGAGTTCGGTCAGATCGGAAACTTGGAAACCATAGTAGTTTACCGCCAAATACTGACTGAGATTATGCGCAGTGCCTAATACTTCATAGGCCTTATTTAATGAGCCATCACCACCGTGGGCGGTTTTATTACCTTCAATACGCAGGAAGTGAATTTGGTCGCGTAAACGAGATTCAGTTATATCGATAAAGGCATCATTCTTCAGCAAGTCCATGAAACTCGACTGTGGCAAGCGCGCCAAGCGGTCGATGTCATAAATTTCTTTTGTCACTTCTTCAGCGAAGCCACGTAAGCGCGTGATCGCACTACCGGGATCAAGATGGATGATTTGTTCTGCCAGCATCCCTAAGTTAGCGAGCTTTTCGTTGTGACCACGAATTAATTCAAAATTAAGAGACTGCATGGAATACCCTTACATTAACAAGTAGTTATAGTGTACTTGATATGGGTGGGGGTTGGTAGTTCTGAAGGAGTTGGGATTGAAAGAAAGAACACCTAAAGTCAGGTGTTCTTTTATGGTTAACAGTTGGTTTTATATCGTAATATAAATAATTAGACTGCTGATTAAATTTAGCTAAACGAGAGTTCTCGGCTATGCGCAAGTTCACCTTGCTCAATAGCTTCCATTGATACCCCCGTGACTAATTCGACCACCGCAGGTGATATAGCTTTAACAAATACTTTATGGCCATCGGTTGGTCCATCAAAGACAACTCGAGTATAATTTAAACTCGGATCATCCTCTGACATATTACCTGTATTTGCCACCGCTGCTTGAGTCGTTACAATCCGGAAAGTTCCTTCACGAATAGGGCCAACTTGTACCCATTCTTGATAGTCATCTCCTTGAGCAATACTGACTTCAAACTTCTTACGACGTATACGACCTATCGAATAAGCGAATGGAGCCTGACCACCAGTTTGTACCGCTGTATGGTTAATGACTTTGGTTGTTGAACCTGGAGTTAGCTTAAGTAAACCCAAGGCAACACCTGTTTTACAAGTTGGTTGGTATAAATCGTCTTTATCATATTCAAGCGGTAAATAGACCAATATATCAGGGCTATTCTCACCCCAAACCATTTTCTTTTTATTAAAAAAGTTGATCTCTTGAAGCATTTCACTTACTGGACGCAAACCAAATAATCGAATATAAGTAAATACATCAGATTCAGAGTAAACATCTAATAACTGAGCAAAAGCTAACTCTCCGACATTATCAATATATAATTGTTTTAACTCAATATCATTCAACTCTGACACATTAGTTTCTACAACGTTATCTTTTCGGTTTAAGCCTTGTATCTCAGCTGTTTTATCGAAAATTTCAGTAACTATGTCTGAACGGCTCGAGTTACCAGCAAGCAATACATGTACTTTATCAATCTGTTCACCAGTAAAAGCTTTTTTCATGGCCGTATAAAAGTTATCTACACCTTCAAAAATTCGATTACGTAAGTAAGTAAGTAATTCTTCTTTATTTATTTCAATGTCACAGCTTTGATTATCTCCATCACGCTTCAACAAGTGTAATTTAATCACACCATTGTTCGCTTTAGGTAACTCGCCAGTTTCCCATAGAGGACGTAAAGCAGACATCAACATTAATGTATTAGTTTGTGCCGCTTGTGTTTTATCAATAAACATTTCAGCGCCTGAAAACTCTTTAGCATCTAAAGGTTTCGTGAACGTTATTTTATGTTCTCGACATATTTTCAAATTAGACTGGAACGTTAAATAAGCCATATTTTCAAGTAAGTTTTCGCCTCCTAAAAATTTATCGCCCGCAGAACCAAAATGCTCAAAGACTTCTTCGTAGCCAAGATTTTCTTCATCTTCGTCAGCCCAACGGTATAAACCAAAATCAAAGTCTGTGGTACCTCCACCAAAGTCAAAGACTGCATAAGGGGTGCCTTCTTCTGTTGGTTCTATATTCAAGCGGTCTAATGCACTAGCAGCATAAGCGGCTGGTTCAGATGCTCTTTCCTCAACAAAAAAATCTTTAAAGATAGGTTGTGAAATTAAGCTTTTTGGTAAACTACGCTGTAAGCCACGCGAGAATGACGATAGTATCTTCGCTTTCGCTTCTTTAGGGTAATCAATAGGAAACGTCATATAGTAATTTAAGAAGATACCGCGTTGACGCCAATTAATATTCATTCCTAAAAACCAAGCATAAAGCTCTATTGGATCAAATTCATCAGCATTACTAACAGATAGCTCAGTTAAATCACTTAACTCTTTCGCTTCTAATGGTGACAGAATATGTTCTTCACCATTCTCTCGGTCGGTAATACGTGTCATTGCATCATTTTCAGCACTACGTAATGCCCACTGTTTCATCTTAGGCAATATGCTTGCGAGCACCTTCGAGTCACCTTCATTATCTCTGAAGTTTGCTTGAGCTTCATGAGAGCAGCGCACATCATCCCAACTGACATTCGGTCGGTAAGTATCTTTACTCCATTGTTCTAATAACGATGGAATATTCAAAAATTCTAATACCGTTGGATTTTCATAATGCGATGCTTTTGGCTCTGCATAGAAATCACGAACACCAATACGTAATAGTTTATGTTGGTTTTGATCTTCATACGCAACAACCGTACTACTGGTGCCAAAATCAATCGCAACATAAACGCCTTTTTTTACATCTTGTGCAGGATCGCGACTTTGAATACCAAGTTGTTTTATACCCTCTTGATATTCGTCACCATGAAACTCCCATAAGCCTTTATTTGGATCTGTTAAGCTAATATCGTCTAATTTAGGTAACCGTACTGAAGAGTAGTCAAGGTTCTTATAGGTAGATTCAATTAACCTGCTAGGTTCAATTTTTTCATTATTAATGCTTAAATATAATTTTGAAACTATTAATTTTTTAATAAATAAATTGATAGTTTTATTTTCAAACTCTTTATTTACAAAGACCACCCGAGCAGGATTAACGCTCCCATCAGATATACTTATAGGTGTCGAGTCTACATCACTATAACCGCTATCATAAATAAAACCATATATAGAAAATAAACGGTTACAGGCACCACTACGATATGGATTAAGTCTATTAATTGTAAATTCATTTAATTGATAGTAAGAAGGGACTTTCCATTCAGGCAATTGCATTGAATTAATTTGTTCACTTCGTTTATTCGCATCTAAATATGAGTATGTGTTTACATCTGAAACTCCATCCCACAAATCGTGAGTCAACCTATCAAATAACGCAATTTCCTTATTATTTTCATCGTATACTTTCCAAAATTGATTCGCTGATAACTGTCTTTTAAATTCATTCACAACACTGTTCGTAATTAATGCATCTAAACTCATGATTTGGTTTCCACTAACGGTTTGTATTCTATTTGTTGTTCTTTATTCAATCCATAAAAAGCTAATTCAGTAACGATGTCACCTCTAGAGTTTAATCGTTGATGGTTTTCATAATCAAAATCATCACCACTTGGTACATCAACAACTGAATACTTATCATTAACGTATGATTGGTTATGTAAAGAGACGACTTGAATGGCTAATGCTTTTTCAGCCGCAGTCGCACAACGGGCATCAGCTTTACAACGGCGAACGATCGTTTCCCATAACTGCTCGAGTGTGATAAATAATGCACACTGAATAATGAAGGTCGTGAGTTGCTGTGATTCCGACATTCTTGAATTAAGGCGAAAAATTAAACTTAACTCCGAATCTTCCAATAACGTTTTAATCGTTAAGAATAACAGTGATAGCTCAGCCCTTATTGGATCAGGTTTTACTATCAATTTGTCTACTTCAATGACTTTCTCTACCTCAACTATTTTTTCAACTGCTATGAGTTTTTCGAAATCAACAACTCGTTCAGTTTCAGTCACATTTTCGACTTTTGAAGTTTTTATTGATTGGTTACCAGTTGAATTAAGCTCTTGATTATTTAATGCACATTGCCGTATTAATGATTGGATCTTAGAGTCTTGTGACAAGATTAAGCACAAGTCATCATAAGTGAGCTTTTCAGCGAAAAAATTGCCATGTTTTATTTTTTCTAATCTATCGTCATTACTTTTCATTTTATTTACCTAAAGCCACACAATAGTCTCTCATCATGTGGCTTTATTATCATTATTCGCGCATTGAACGTAGCATGTCTCGTAATTGTGCATCGTCACTATCTGGTGCAGTCTTTGCTTCTTGCTTTACTAGATCAGCTTCAACTGAGGCAACTTCTTTTCTATTTAAGCTAGAGTTAAAGTAGTCCCCTACTTTTGAAATAGACAAACCTGCATCAAGCATGCTTTTCAAACGGCCGCCATTAAAAAATTCAGGCATTCTTGCCATCATAGGAACTAATGGCGCAATACTAGTACCATAGTGCTCTTCAATCTGAGCTCCCATTACTACAGAGCAAGCGACTAACTTATCTTTTTCTGATATCTCTTTGGACTTCTCAGGATCAACTTTAAAATTACGGATATTTTCCATATATTTTTCATAGTCGCCTTCACAAGAATCCAACGTAATGCCCATTTCTTCGGCTTGAATAATTTTATCGCCAACTTCTTCAGGATCTTCATCTACCTGCATAAAACCAAGTGCCTTAGCTATGTTGCAAATAACATTTGCAACACTTTTTAACCCTTCGACAGCCATATTGCCGACTTCACGCACTAAATTAACAGCTGTTGATGTGAATGAACTAACAGCACTACACACCGAGC is a window of Moritella sp. Urea-trap-13 DNA encoding:
- a CDS encoding DEAD/DEAH box helicase family protein, coding for MQSLNFELIRGHNEKLANLGMLAEQIIHLDPGSAITRLRGFAEEVTKEIYDIDRLARLPQSSFMDLLKNDAFIDITESRLRDQIHFLRIEGNKTAHGGDGSLNKAYEVLGTAHNLSQYLAVNYYGFQVSDLTELAYPEKPASAVITQKQFEKVLEQNQAEQDKLIEQLDIERAGREKAEATAEQLQQAKYRSNQTANSLEWDENKTRQLLIDSQLTQAGWNIKDPEQVGIEIEVQHQPTNSGIGYADYVLWDDDGTPLAVVEAKRAREHMQQGREQARYYAEGLAKQHNCPTPIVFYTNGYEICIWDTKQYNTYRQIFGFYSKNSLKFLQFQHKHKEPNLELLNPSESIAGRPYQIEAIKAVTNRLQNQRRKCLIVQATGTGKTRVSIALVDLLLRARWAKRVLFLCDRKELRRQADNAFKEHLPSEPRCVIGEKNAVDQSARIFVSTYPGMMNRFSQLDVGFFDLIIADESHRSIYNRYRDIFDYFDASQVGLTATPVKFIARNTFDLFGCENGDPTFNFDLAEAITHEPRFLNNFRVKEFTTEFLRDGIHYNKLSDEQKAQLEADLGEEEAQQTTIKGKQIGKKIFSDETDSKILENLMENGIKDATNSLVGKTIIFAQSQAHAERLEHLFSQELYLEYGTKVCKVIHNKVDRPEARIDEFKKGDNDFRIAISVDMMDTGIDVPEIVNLVFARPIRSWVKFWQMIGRGTRLCENLFGPGKDKQEFLIFDHYGNFKFFEEEYTEAEQSQSRSLLQTVFEARLALADAALKKANVSVFEMVAAQLKADICDLPDGTIAVRRELRSVKQLQETDMLLNMDAHIRHILVDKIAPLMGYRTLQDKDAAMLDRLLAQLQTAQLLGNTEVETLKAELIQQVQSLAININEVRKQGEAIAVVQTQEYWETLNVGKLEKTRQSLRSIMKFKKKESTPYQQTQTTSTPDGDEQMHDRLVVIGDNNEAMAYRQRLKTILDTMLANNPVLQKIHRNQAVTEAELKSLTSTILTQHPGVDANALNTFYGNTPAQLNETLCKLVGLDAEMVSESFTQFIMTNQLTYQQTQFLNQLKNFICRNGRIKMAQLYEGPFERLTNGEGLDIFDDVRADELEVLMQPFLLPNG